A genomic segment from Chitinophaga niabensis encodes:
- a CDS encoding SusC/RagA family TonB-linked outer membrane protein: MGKEREYLPCHQRRWPRLLFIVKLKALLILALCFQLSAKVHSQDKVTLKMEHASLEQVIWEIQKHTRFVFMYGTKEIEKVNDLTLNVTGESVDQILEKCLRNTDLVYKISGNAIVIKRKDSKKTGPIKGIVKNKKGQPLPGVTILLKGTEIKAFTDKDGMFGLSVPDGVKAELVFSFIGMQRRSITYAKYDENEPVEIVLEDEIKVVDEVVVTGFQTIRKMEMVGSANTIRREDLFFNGTNTIEQMLQGKLPGLLVLNNSGLVGPRQKVRIRGTSTLLGNQEPVWVVDGIIQEDPIPFKAQELDSYGAITQDNFDMIRTFIGNSISWLNPNDIEDITILKDASATVLYGVKAANGVILITTKKGQKGRVSINYSGNTTVTSRLTYDKMNLMNSKERIDVSREIYDKRLYGARYTEKVGYENAIRRYLNKEISYAEFDSEVKRLETVNTDWFDLLFQQPVSYNHSLNVSGGSDLVRYYASLSTNKTKGAAKGNESGSNTASINLDAQLNRKLLLSMRLNGNVTKTEGFYRVDPYTYASTSSRAIPAFDDAGGLFFYEKGSSSYKYNVLNELANTGNKNDTRNFNAYLNLKYDVFKGLRFESIIGFASSNAVGESFASERSNYIAATFRGYDYGKYAPGETEYKASRLPHGGELNTTEARTSTINWRNSLSYNQVLGKHRLSFLLGEESRSTKVDGTSGTVFGYFPDRGKNVTFPPPTVTQGGTIYPNGLYNGYITSRITDRKSNFLSVYGSGTYSYLERYVATGSIRWDASNRFGQNTQNRFLPVWSAGVRWNVHNEDWMKNQHLISELNFRATYGWQGNVAENFGPELIAQIPYTPIEYYSGEFALQIKSLPYADLRWEKTKTVNMGLDLGIIKNRFMLSFEYYRKKSEDVIVYKEVPSEYGVKTMPVNGGNMLNQGLELQLSGTALRTKNWLWTLTLNTSRNINRVETPFPTATWWNGAVSGTLNKIGYPVSAFWAFQYKGPNPQTGVPEFVMPTAAENPKAITDVTEYMKYMGKFEPDFYGGISTLLRYKTFSLSTAFNVNIGGKKFLYNMFQSNFLPSAYENLPKEFVNRWKKPGDEKFTSIPTMPSMKADGTQNVLYFPSGYVGYPWTMYNNSDARVVNASFLRCNNISLSYNLQEKLLAHLFMKNLALSVSVSNPFIIVSKEFKGMDPEVATGNQPITKTWSLGLNASF; encoded by the coding sequence ATGGGAAAAGAACGAGAATATCTTCCCTGTCATCAAAGGAGATGGCCCAGACTCCTGTTTATTGTAAAATTGAAAGCATTGCTCATCCTGGCCCTCTGCTTTCAACTCTCTGCAAAAGTACATTCGCAGGATAAGGTGACGCTGAAGATGGAGCATGCGTCTTTAGAGCAGGTAATTTGGGAAATACAGAAGCACACCAGATTTGTGTTTATGTATGGAACAAAGGAAATTGAAAAGGTCAATGATCTCACTTTGAATGTAACCGGCGAATCTGTTGATCAGATCCTGGAAAAGTGCCTCCGCAATACAGACCTGGTCTATAAAATTTCGGGGAATGCAATTGTGATCAAGCGAAAGGATAGTAAGAAAACTGGCCCCATAAAAGGGATCGTAAAGAACAAAAAAGGGCAGCCTTTGCCGGGAGTGACCATTCTGTTAAAGGGTACCGAAATCAAGGCTTTTACCGATAAGGACGGGATGTTTGGCCTATCTGTACCAGATGGTGTTAAAGCCGAACTTGTTTTTTCTTTTATCGGCATGCAACGGCGCAGTATCACTTATGCAAAGTATGATGAGAATGAACCGGTGGAGATTGTACTTGAAGACGAGATCAAAGTGGTGGATGAAGTGGTTGTAACCGGATTTCAAACCATCCGGAAGATGGAAATGGTGGGTTCCGCCAATACCATTAGGCGGGAGGACTTGTTCTTTAATGGAACGAATACAATAGAACAGATGCTGCAGGGAAAGCTGCCCGGGTTGCTTGTGCTGAACAACAGCGGTTTAGTAGGGCCACGGCAAAAAGTGCGTATACGGGGTACATCCACGCTCCTGGGTAACCAGGAACCGGTATGGGTAGTAGATGGTATTATCCAGGAAGATCCGATTCCATTTAAGGCCCAGGAACTGGATAGTTATGGGGCAATTACCCAGGATAATTTTGATATGATCCGCACTTTTATCGGGAATAGCATTTCCTGGTTAAATCCAAACGATATAGAAGATATTACGATACTAAAAGATGCTTCGGCCACCGTTTTATACGGTGTTAAAGCAGCCAACGGTGTTATCCTGATCACCACTAAAAAGGGTCAAAAGGGCAGGGTTTCTATCAATTACTCCGGCAATACAACGGTTACGAGCAGGCTCACCTACGACAAGATGAATTTAATGAATTCAAAAGAGCGTATTGACGTTTCCAGGGAGATTTACGACAAAAGATTGTATGGTGCCAGGTACACTGAGAAAGTTGGATATGAAAATGCCATCAGGCGTTACCTGAATAAAGAGATCTCTTATGCGGAGTTTGATAGTGAGGTAAAACGTTTGGAAACAGTGAATACAGATTGGTTTGACCTGTTATTTCAACAACCGGTAAGTTACAATCATTCCCTTAATGTTTCAGGGGGATCTGATCTTGTTCGTTATTATGCCTCCCTTTCAACCAACAAAACAAAGGGTGCGGCCAAAGGCAATGAATCAGGATCAAATACAGCTTCCATTAACCTGGATGCACAATTGAACAGGAAGCTCCTGCTGTCTATGAGGTTAAACGGAAACGTTACTAAAACAGAAGGTTTTTACCGGGTAGATCCTTATACATATGCTTCCACCTCCAGTCGCGCCATCCCGGCTTTTGACGATGCCGGAGGCCTGTTCTTTTATGAAAAGGGTTCTTCATCGTACAAGTATAATGTATTGAATGAACTGGCAAATACAGGAAATAAAAACGACACAAGGAATTTTAATGCTTATCTGAACTTAAAATATGATGTATTTAAAGGACTTCGTTTTGAAAGCATAATAGGTTTTGCCTCCAGCAACGCGGTAGGGGAATCTTTTGCTTCAGAAAGAAGCAATTACATTGCTGCAACTTTCCGTGGTTATGATTATGGTAAATATGCCCCGGGTGAAACTGAATACAAAGCTTCCCGCTTACCGCATGGGGGTGAATTGAATACCACGGAGGCCCGTACGTCTACTATTAACTGGAGGAACAGTCTTTCTTATAATCAGGTCCTTGGCAAACACCGGCTAAGTTTTTTACTTGGAGAAGAAAGCCGGAGCACTAAAGTAGACGGAACCTCAGGTACAGTATTTGGTTATTTTCCGGACAGGGGAAAGAATGTAACATTCCCCCCGCCTACAGTTACGCAAGGCGGCACCATTTATCCTAATGGTCTTTATAATGGATACATTACCTCACGTATCACAGACCGGAAATCCAACTTCCTGTCTGTATACGGCAGTGGTACTTATTCCTATCTTGAACGGTATGTGGCTACCGGAAGCATCCGCTGGGACGCTTCCAATCGTTTCGGACAAAATACACAGAACCGGTTTTTGCCAGTATGGTCTGCCGGTGTGCGCTGGAATGTACATAATGAGGACTGGATGAAAAACCAACATCTGATCAGCGAACTGAACTTCCGTGCAACTTATGGCTGGCAGGGAAACGTAGCAGAAAATTTTGGCCCTGAGTTAATAGCGCAGATCCCTTATACACCAATAGAGTACTATTCAGGAGAGTTTGCTTTACAGATCAAATCACTCCCTTATGCGGATCTGCGTTGGGAGAAAACCAAGACCGTTAATATGGGATTAGATCTGGGGATCATTAAGAACCGCTTCATGCTTTCTTTTGAATATTACCGGAAGAAATCTGAAGATGTGATCGTCTATAAAGAAGTGCCTTCAGAGTATGGTGTGAAAACCATGCCGGTGAATGGCGGTAATATGCTCAACCAGGGACTTGAGTTGCAACTCTCAGGTACTGCTTTACGCACCAAAAACTGGCTGTGGACACTGACCTTAAATACTTCCAGGAATATAAACAGGGTGGAAACTCCTTTCCCTACCGCCACCTGGTGGAATGGGGCTGTAAGCGGAACATTGAATAAAATTGGGTATCCCGTGTCTGCATTCTGGGCATTCCAGTACAAAGGGCCCAACCCGCAAACCGGTGTGCCTGAATTTGTAATGCCTACTGCAGCTGAGAATCCGAAAGCTATAACGGACGTAACAGAGTACATGAAGTACATGGGTAAATTTGAGCCTGATTTTTATGGCGGCATTTCTACTTTATTGCGGTATAAAACTTTTTCCCTGTCAACGGCATTTAATGTGAATATTGGTGGAAAGAAATTTCTTTATAATATGTTTCAGAGCAACTTTTTACCGAGTGCCTATGAAAATCTTCCGAAGGAATTTGTTAACCGCTGGAAAAAACCCGGAGATGAGAAATTTACATCTATCCCCACTATGCCTTCCATGAAGGCAGATGGGACGCAGAATGTATTATATTTTCCATCCGGATATGTCGGATATCCCTGGACTATGTATAACAACTCAGATGCCCGCGTAGTAAATGCTTCTTTTCTACGCTGCAACAACATTTCCCTATCCTATAATTTGCAGGAAAAGCTTTTGGCCCATTTATTCATGAAAAATCTGGCGCTGTCTGTATCGGTAAGCAATCCATTTATCATTGTAAGCAAAGAGTTTAAAGGAATGGATCCTGAAGTGGCTACCGGAAATCAGCCAATAACAAAAACGTGGTCGTTGGGATTGAATGCAAGTTTCTAA
- a CDS encoding FecR family protein: MEVNREYFRISELMAAFSTGSQTEEDEKELQLWLQEDERNQRLWERLMNRETYEENNRLSGKFPANEAWAKIEASLDNDSKVRKMKPWRNIMKYAAILLGVLSVGTLYWWNQSTVKSPIAEQQIPAGSVGAKLTLGNGRVVDISKNNSLEITETDGTRIATDSGNIDYSMADMATGTPVLNEIQTMTGMEYSVTLSDGTRIFLNAETKLKFPVAFKGTDRTVELTGEAYFDVAKDAKHPFIIKNGNVAVKVLGTSFNFRAYADEQNVVTTLAEGKVAVSSGGEWRHIVPGEQAVVTVGSGKMEVRRVDVMFYTAWRTGRFVFRNEELGEVLKQLSRWYRFEYRFEDEGARSIEIGASFDRYNSMAPIIDMLGSTGLVKVKFVDKVLYISSVK, from the coding sequence ATGGAAGTTAATAGGGAATATTTTAGGATATCAGAGTTGATGGCTGCTTTTTCTACCGGTTCTCAAACAGAGGAAGATGAAAAAGAGCTGCAGTTATGGCTGCAGGAGGATGAAAGGAACCAACGTTTATGGGAACGGCTGATGAACAGGGAGACTTATGAAGAAAACAACCGTTTAAGTGGGAAGTTCCCGGCAAATGAAGCCTGGGCAAAGATTGAAGCATCTTTGGATAACGATAGCAAGGTGCGGAAAATGAAACCCTGGCGGAACATCATGAAGTATGCAGCAATCCTGTTAGGAGTTCTATCAGTTGGAACGCTTTACTGGTGGAACCAATCAACGGTGAAATCTCCCATTGCAGAACAACAGATACCTGCCGGTTCGGTAGGAGCGAAGCTCACTTTGGGTAACGGGCGCGTAGTGGATATTTCAAAGAACAATTCGCTTGAAATCACAGAGACCGATGGGACCAGGATTGCAACAGATTCAGGGAATATAGATTATTCAATGGCTGATATGGCTACCGGCACCCCTGTGCTAAATGAAATACAAACAATGACCGGTATGGAGTATTCGGTAACCTTATCAGATGGTACCCGGATATTTTTAAATGCGGAAACAAAGCTGAAATTCCCTGTGGCTTTTAAAGGAACGGATCGCACGGTGGAGTTAACAGGAGAGGCTTACTTTGATGTGGCTAAAGATGCGAAACACCCTTTTATTATAAAAAATGGAAATGTAGCAGTAAAGGTGCTTGGTACATCGTTTAATTTCAGGGCCTATGCCGATGAGCAGAATGTGGTAACAACACTTGCAGAGGGAAAAGTGGCCGTTAGTTCAGGTGGGGAATGGCGCCACATTGTTCCTGGTGAGCAGGCTGTTGTAACTGTGGGATCTGGTAAAATGGAGGTGCGAAGGGTAGATGTAATGTTTTACACCGCATGGCGAACAGGTAGGTTTGTATTCAGGAATGAGGAATTGGGAGAGGTGCTAAAGCAATTGTCCAGGTGGTACAGGTTTGAATATCGCTTTGAAGATGAGGGTGCAAGATCAATTGAGATAGGAGCCAGTTTTGACCGCTACAATAGCATGGCCCCTATTATTGATATGCTGGGATCTACCGGGCTGGTTAAGGTAAAGTTTGTTGATAAAGTATTATATATATCGTCTGTAAAATAA
- a CDS encoding TlpA disulfide reductase family protein, whose product MHTLLLHLFLLLNQGFSPADPYKFSIDGRIEGITTGKFAVLSTEGKELLSIPIKEGKFYLKAELKETGQYIIQVNEAKRYCFLDGREMTLFCSYKNIDAASLKGSPANELYRQYYQMIAEKLDNKINGILREYRAALHDGDTVLADQKIDLILQLEEQRYPITKEFVQNNRNNVFSAYISDVVKDESFEKGKELYGILSEQIQHNYFGKLLKQHVDELKISAIGAVSPDFKIRSETGELVSLSSLKGRILVLDFWASWCGPCIQEMKYLKKMYSGLEKGKIAFVSISLDDSPGKWKEAYEKEQVPWINLHEEKGWKDSEIRKLYGIHTIPFVVLLDEQGRIVAKNLRRGGLQAKLQELLNK is encoded by the coding sequence ATGCACACCTTACTGTTACATCTTTTTTTATTATTAAACCAGGGCTTTTCACCCGCCGATCCATACAAATTCTCTATTGACGGGAGGATAGAAGGAATAACCACCGGGAAATTTGCCGTTTTATCCACGGAGGGGAAGGAGCTGCTTTCCATACCCATCAAAGAAGGGAAGTTTTATTTGAAAGCTGAACTTAAAGAAACAGGGCAATATATTATCCAGGTGAATGAAGCCAAAAGATATTGTTTTCTGGACGGCCGTGAGATGACGCTTTTCTGTTCCTACAAAAATATAGATGCAGCCAGTTTGAAAGGTTCCCCGGCAAATGAACTATACCGGCAGTATTATCAAATGATCGCGGAAAAATTAGATAATAAAATTAACGGTATACTCAGGGAATATAGGGCGGCCTTGCATGATGGAGACACAGTTTTAGCTGATCAGAAGATAGACCTGATCTTACAACTCGAAGAACAGCGGTATCCCATAACTAAAGAATTTGTACAGAACAACCGGAACAATGTTTTTTCTGCATACATATCGGATGTGGTGAAAGATGAAAGCTTTGAAAAAGGAAAGGAGCTCTACGGGATCCTGTCGGAACAAATTCAGCATAACTATTTCGGAAAGCTGTTGAAACAGCATGTGGATGAACTGAAGATTTCAGCTATAGGTGCCGTTTCTCCGGATTTTAAGATCCGGTCAGAAACAGGAGAACTTGTTTCCTTGTCTTCTCTGAAAGGCAGGATCCTGGTATTGGACTTTTGGGCTTCCTGGTGCGGGCCATGCATCCAGGAAATGAAGTACCTCAAAAAGATGTATTCCGGGCTTGAAAAAGGAAAAATAGCGTTTGTCAGCATTTCTCTGGACGACTCACCAGGGAAATGGAAAGAAGCATATGAAAAAGAACAGGTCCCCTGGATAAATCTTCATGAAGAAAAGGGATGGAAGGATTCAGAGATCCGTAAACTGTATGGCATACATACCATTCCCTTTGTGGTGTTGCTGGATGAGCAAGGGAGGATAGTCGCCAAAAACCTGCGCAGAGGAGGTTTGCAGGCTAAGCTGCAAGAGCTGTTGAACAAATAA
- a CDS encoding ABC transporter ATP-binding protein → MEELIVKVEKLSHRYSAQWAVRDLDFEIYRNGIYGLLGSNGAGKSTTMNIMCGVLKQTEGNIYIKGINIRENPVEAKRHIGFLPQKPPLHMELTVREYLSFCAKLRDIPAKEVTRSVNEVMERCSLAHFSNRLTRNLSGGYQQRVGIAQAIIHKPDLVVLDEPTNGLDPNQIFEIRHLIKEIAHERTVVLSTHILSEVQATCKYIRMIEQGRVVFSGTIDEFDNYIVPNSLMVSLRGMPPADELLTIPGVIEVEELGGPKYRLRFNDGHDVSKHVVEISVARNWELTEIYTEKGSMDAVFAELSKK, encoded by the coding sequence ATGGAAGAACTGATTGTAAAGGTCGAAAAATTATCTCATCGCTATAGTGCCCAGTGGGCTGTACGTGATCTCGATTTTGAGATCTACAGGAACGGCATCTACGGACTTTTAGGCTCTAACGGCGCAGGAAAATCGACCACAATGAATATCATGTGTGGCGTATTAAAGCAGACCGAAGGAAATATTTACATTAAAGGGATCAATATCAGGGAAAACCCGGTTGAGGCCAAACGCCACATCGGCTTTTTGCCACAGAAGCCCCCATTGCATATGGAACTCACTGTCAGGGAGTACCTGAGTTTCTGTGCAAAGTTAAGAGATATCCCTGCAAAAGAGGTAACAAGGTCGGTTAATGAAGTGATGGAGCGCTGTTCCTTGGCACATTTTAGTAACCGGTTGACCCGTAACCTTTCCGGCGGCTACCAGCAGCGTGTAGGAATTGCACAGGCTATTATACACAAGCCGGACCTGGTGGTGCTGGATGAACCTACCAATGGTTTGGATCCGAACCAGATCTTTGAGATCCGTCACCTGATCAAAGAGATTGCGCACGAACGTACTGTTGTATTGTCAACACATATCCTTTCTGAAGTGCAGGCCACCTGTAAATACATCAGAATGATTGAGCAGGGACGGGTTGTTTTCTCCGGAACCATAGATGAATTTGATAATTACATTGTTCCGAACAGCCTGATGGTATCGCTGAGAGGAATGCCGCCTGCAGATGAATTGCTGACGATCCCCGGAGTAATAGAAGTAGAAGAGCTGGGCGGCCCGAAATATCGCCTGCGCTTCAATGATGGGCATGATGTGTCTAAACACGTAGTAGAGATCAGTGTTGCCCGTAACTGGGAACTTACCGAAATATACACGGAGAAAGGCTCTATGGATGCTGTTTTTGCAGAATTGTCGAAAAAATAA
- a CDS encoding RagB/SusD family nutrient uptake outer membrane protein, whose amino-acid sequence MKNSILRNILVFLLILSASGCKKFLEEYSQDEVRPGSANDLQQLMIGEVYPIKTHFIKYIDLMTDDVTSNFVNDENTLYRLYNGEPAFTWRADMFETMTDKGLAAVDTYEHYYRCIKGCNVVLDMIEKVSGSEGDKSNVKGQALAMRAYYYFMLVNLFSQPYNTIGLDLDKAPGVPLMLSSVVTDELPSRASMREVYRQIEADLLAAAPLLEQYGQKNSKLKASDLFVYTLLSRMYLYMEKWDKSVEYAGKVIERKPQLLKLSNYTIPVNTANSTVNVFDLNSPEAIWMFSSHEEFNQFFALPAAYGKAPFYAVSPELEAAYDYNWTTGAANKKDLRPAFFYVRYYISATTYDVKLLYGSKTGSSYYTKGMRVAELYLNRAEGLIQQYLKNGDEALRMAALADLNHLREYRYDTRTVSYQPVNIANGQALLEFCREERRRELCFEEHRWFDLRRYGMPQLKHTFRGFENQSPREYILEKGDKRYVLPLPQTVLQRNPNLTPNP is encoded by the coding sequence ATGAAGAACAGCATACTCAGAAATATACTGGTTTTTCTCCTGATCCTGTCTGCATCAGGATGTAAAAAATTCCTGGAAGAATACAGCCAGGACGAGGTACGGCCAGGCTCTGCAAATGATTTGCAGCAACTGATGATCGGCGAAGTATATCCGATCAAAACACATTTCATTAAATACATCGATCTGATGACGGATGATGTGACCAGCAATTTTGTAAATGATGAGAATACCTTATACCGCCTGTATAATGGAGAACCTGCCTTTACCTGGCGTGCAGACATGTTTGAGACGATGACAGATAAAGGTTTGGCTGCAGTAGATACCTACGAACATTATTATCGTTGTATAAAAGGCTGCAATGTGGTGCTGGACATGATTGAAAAGGTGAGCGGTTCCGAGGGAGATAAATCGAATGTGAAAGGGCAGGCCCTGGCTATGCGCGCTTATTACTATTTTATGCTGGTGAACCTGTTTTCCCAGCCTTATAATACAATAGGCCTGGACCTGGATAAAGCACCCGGAGTACCATTGATGCTCAGTTCGGTTGTGACGGATGAGCTGCCTTCCAGGGCTTCCATGAGGGAGGTCTACCGGCAGATTGAAGCAGATCTTTTGGCTGCTGCACCATTGCTGGAACAGTATGGCCAGAAAAACTCAAAGTTAAAAGCATCCGATCTGTTTGTTTATACGCTTTTATCAAGGATGTACCTCTACATGGAAAAATGGGATAAGTCAGTTGAGTATGCCGGTAAGGTGATTGAGCGTAAACCGCAGCTGCTTAAATTATCCAATTATACCATCCCGGTAAATACAGCTAACTCAACAGTGAATGTTTTTGATCTGAATAGTCCGGAAGCCATATGGATGTTTTCAAGCCATGAGGAATTTAACCAGTTCTTTGCTTTACCGGCAGCTTATGGTAAAGCACCGTTTTATGCGGTATCCCCTGAGCTGGAGGCGGCGTATGACTACAATTGGACAACCGGCGCGGCAAACAAAAAGGACCTGAGACCTGCTTTCTTTTATGTAAGGTATTACATCTCGGCAACCACCTATGATGTGAAACTATTATACGGCTCAAAAACAGGCAGCAGTTATTATACGAAAGGAATGAGAGTGGCTGAACTGTACCTGAACAGAGCAGAGGGCCTGATACAGCAATACCTGAAAAATGGCGATGAAGCCCTTCGCATGGCAGCACTGGCGGACTTAAATCATTTAAGGGAATACCGGTATGATACGAGAACTGTTAGCTATCAACCGGTAAACATTGCAAACGGCCAGGCCCTTCTTGAATTCTGCAGGGAAGAAAGAAGACGCGAGCTGTGCTTTGAAGAACATCGCTGGTTTGATCTGAGGCGTTATGGTATGCCACAGCTTAAACATACATTCAGGGGTTTTGAGAACCAGTCTCCCAGAGAGTATATATTGGAAAAGGGAGATAAACGTTATGTTTTGCCCTTACCTCAAACCGTACTGCAAAGAAACCCAAATCTAACACCAAACCCATAA
- a CDS encoding RNA polymerase sigma factor has protein sequence MQNIVLAIGNGDKHSFKEFFEDYFPILCAFSFKYIKDEEQCKDIAQEALLTYWEKRADFDSIYKVKSFVYMVARNRCLNIIKRMQVGASYLQEAKNELEFFFEENIIEQETFLMVRKAIEALPPQMRTVISYSMEGLKKPQIAAEMGIAEGTVHSLKKTAYKKLREQLQGHFYLLLLY, from the coding sequence ATGCAAAATATTGTATTGGCAATTGGAAATGGCGATAAACACTCTTTCAAGGAGTTTTTTGAAGACTATTTCCCGATACTGTGTGCATTTTCTTTTAAGTACATTAAGGATGAAGAACAGTGTAAAGACATTGCTCAGGAGGCTTTATTAACGTATTGGGAAAAGCGGGCTGATTTCGATTCTATTTATAAGGTAAAAAGTTTTGTATACATGGTAGCCCGCAACCGCTGTCTTAACATTATAAAGCGGATGCAGGTTGGTGCCAGTTATTTACAGGAGGCGAAAAATGAACTGGAATTTTTTTTTGAAGAGAACATTATAGAGCAGGAAACCTTTTTAATGGTACGTAAGGCTATTGAAGCATTGCCTCCCCAAATGCGGACTGTGATCAGCTATTCCATGGAAGGTTTAAAAAAACCGCAGATTGCAGCTGAAATGGGGATTGCCGAAGGAACCGTACACTCGTTAAAAAAAACAGCTTACAAAAAACTGCGCGAACAGTTGCAGGGGCATTTTTACTTATTACTGCTGTATTAG